Part of the Pyrobaculum calidifontis JCM 11548 genome, TCTGATATTTGCAGATTTTGGATACAATGTTGCGGCGAATGTGAGATTGAACTGCGGCGGCATCGCCGAATTTGACCTAATAGCCTGGAATAAAGAATTGGCCATTGTGGTGGAAGCCAAGCGCTGGAAGGTCGGCGGTGCAAGGTGGCAAGAGGTGGCACGGCGGCATTTAGAGAAGATGAGGCGGTGCAAGCTAAAGCTCCTTGCCTTTGCCCCCGCCGCGGCGCCCCTTGTAGTAACGTCCACGGCCACTAACTTTATTGCCGGCGGAGTTCCTGTAGTCTCTATTGAAAATGTAGGGCACTTTCTCACCTCTCTTGACTACCTCAAGGATCAAATCGCCATACTTAAGTAGACAGTCGTCACACACGTAGACGTAGAGCCCAAGCGACAATTCGCTCCTTAGCCTAGCTATGTTGTACGTCTCCAGTCTTTTCAAACAGAAAAAACACCGAATCACGCCTT contains:
- a CDS encoding restriction endonuclease → MYKALKSGLNVVDAVRSLEWRDFEELLRLIFADFGYNVAANVRLNCGGIAEFDLIAWNKELAIVVEAKRWKVGGARWQEVARRHLEKMRRCKLKLLAFAPAAAPLVVTSTATNFIAGGVPVVSIENVGHFLTSLDYLKDQIAILK